In Halichondria panicea chromosome 17, odHalPani1.1, whole genome shotgun sequence, a single window of DNA contains:
- the LOC135351554 gene encoding uncharacterized protein LOC135351554 has translation MDTASQIMDTASQSLDPARCQSLGLGRGLNVTDTHMWRNKSSLQMCEVQAELNNVTLTEESGDKEEYEEEVATISMEQQKIALSLDDPTSHVKIGMDAQQIRTASETVSISGIRVKTRTIAFTATFSDIPRFSHKPKELLSVKADGRMYTQFEDNISTWIYDRVLDRYPVEYSKHEQSTDSIPQQLLEYIEKANDEGKKGIFDDCKAFVQNFGLTHYVSAVELGAIEYQVVTSSLEKTKRKIGAEIGASQFASGKLSASKEKVQVHKSRIARMIGRIMDNGRVTRNSEDEAVIGFQIRPIYELVHNHILQTALQRAVQSYILKRGDTFEGPFLISCTVGREDVYWAIEDNEENENLLICGTDDPDKASQFYITQTGDSAHPNEFLIAYWVGHRKKREEIKYPLSTMRDEYDSYKKSKPSLPLYVSSGFSFGRSNGPLQLKPAVQVHQARFCLHSRVQTRYSYLMCRSTPVSHREWKEGEQFYINCSRQSLLIDGYVAMLKNEDQIFETTTLSFIKESNKLGMLFRLNPPPPMAKETITSGAKLSKKLRMMNLPRHPPIASTLALETTTSDAEFADKIVASGGAERAPLGNQDQDEDGGDEEVSINTDQLAIPRRGLTTHAQQFEQYFGKIDD, from the exons ATGGATACTGCAAGTCAAATCATGGATACTGCAAGTCAAAGCCTGGATCCTGCGAGATGCCAGTCCCTGGGGCTGGGCAGAGGTCTCAATGTCACTGATACTCACATGTGGAGAAACAAGAGCTCCTTGCAAATGTGTGAGGTCCAGGCAGAACTCAACAACGTTACTCTGACTGAAGAGTCTGGTGACAAGGAGGAGTATGAAGAAGAGGTGGCAACTATTTCAATGGAGCAGCAAAAGATTGCTCTATCATTGGATGATCCTACTTCTCATGTCAAAATTGGAATGGATGCACAACAGATACGAACTGCTAGTGAGACAGTAAGCATTTCTGGAATCAGGGTGAAAACCCGAACCATTGCCTTCACTGCAACTTTCAGTGACATCCCTCGCTTTTCTCATAAACCAAAAGAGCTATTAAGTGTAAAGGCTGATGGCagaatgtacacacaatttGAAGACAACATCTCCACTTGGATTTACGATCGTGTTTTGGACAGGTACCCAGTAGAGTATTCAAAACATGAACAGTCTACTGACTCTATACCTCAACAACTATTGGAATATATTGAGAAGGCAAACGATGAGGGGAAGAAAGGAATTTTTGACGATTGCAAAGCGTTTGTGCAGAATTTCGGGCTCACACACTACGTGAGTGCTGTAGAGCTGGGTGCCATAGAATACCAGGTGGTGACTTCCAGCCTTGAAAAGACAAAACGTAAAATTGGAGCAGAAATTGGAGCAAGTCAATTTGCTTCTGGAAAGCTGTCGGCCTCCAAAGAGAAAGTCCAGGTTCACAAGTCAAGAATTGCTCGAATGATAGGGAGGATTATGGACAACGGTAGGGTCACAAGAAATTCAGAAGATGAAGCTGTTATAGGCTTTCAAATTCGGCCAATTTACGAGCTAGTTCACAATCACATTCTACAAACGGCCCTCCAACGAGCTGTGCAGAGTTACATTCTCAAGAGAGGTGACACTTTTG AGGGTCCTTTCCTCATCTCCTGCACTGTTGGAAGAGAAGACGTGTACTGGGCTATTGAAGACAATGAGGAAAATGAAAATTTACTCATATGCGGAACAGATGATCCTGACAAAGCATCTCAATTCTACATCACCCAAACAGGAGATTCAGCTCATCCTAATGAGTTCCTCATCGCCTACTGGGTAGGTCATCGAAAAAAACGAGAGGAAATAAAGTACCCACTGAGTACTATGCGAGATGAATATGATAGTTACAAAAAAAGCAAGCCCTCTCTACCACTCTATGTGTCCAGTGGTTTCAGTTTCGGTCGTAGCAACGGGCCATTACAACTGAAACCTGCAGTCCAAGTGCACCAAGCCAGATTCTGTCTCCATAGTCGAGTGCAGACGAGATATTCCTACCTAATGTGTAGGTCCACTCCAGTCAGTCACCGTGAATGGAAGGAGGGGGAACAGTTCTATATCAACTGCAGTCGACAGTCTCTCCTTATCGATGGATACGTAGCCATGCTCAAAAACGAGGATCAAATATTCGAGACAACCACGTTGAGTTTCATAAAAGAATCAAATAAGCTGGGCATGCTATTTCGTTTGAACCCTCCTCCTCCTATGGCAAAGGAAACAATAACCAGTGGTGCGAAATTGTCCAAGAAACTGAGGATGATGAATCTTCCCCGGCATCCTCCCATTGCTAGTACGCTGGCGTTAGAAACAACCACCAGTGATGCGGAATTTGCCGACAAAATAGTTGCTAGTGGTGGTGCTGAAAGGGCTCCTTTAGGCAATCAAGACCAAGATGAAGATGGAGGTGATGAAGAGGTCAGTATCAACACTGATCAATTAGCTATACCTCGGAGAGGACTAACGACCCATGCACAAcaatttgagcaatattttGGAAAAATAGATGACTAA
- the LOC135351536 gene encoding exportin-6-like, translated as MTTEDGLQKELENLLDSFFSGTSTNDEKLQINKVLEDFSQQKGVWRYCVHFLQYSTNQHVLMYSLNVLENIVTRLWTTLDTAEHAELRHFLMQHIISRHSATPPYIRNKLVKVIVLTGRADWPHEYPEFFSHILQLIRNGTTTSLGLIFLMTASEELVNVSCEYLSSGRKDHLSHLMQQQVSTILSVLVQILETIAEKQRQSLTPTPPPSPNVSPIKNPHIAGSFTASPITHPHSASSSPFGTPPPGLGTPLRTRLSAPFLGTPPKGSPLFPNSTFAPLDSASEEVSVYALKCLAHLFSWIPLSSLITPAILETIFHFASLGCDSVEDVTDNSGNLGSLAMDCINELLVKNCVPREFEAFLMKLFEKSFSLLQRLTDENDKGMSCDFSKLDDKFLAKCSDFFFWFVSSHLKRVEFNPHFPVLEFLGLFYKYTFKQPEVDSFCVCLDIWAVFLDHLILMSSDSYGRQSPPSGNHYERYKGVLVTMMESVLHKVMLQYNIDELREVDDDAIDDDNETEWQSFLRQCLEFIGKVAELFPSEAFHLLLPPLEAYSQVYLTLNQMVSSQGNRRTLIISEGPECEKLHAVLKDLTSILQAMGRLAEHFLGDRFASRLNEALLLIKKFCFLAEYSTDMVLFNVTNPMPEILDHDFIELHTQILGTLQAYTHWFSQFYLDTLRGDDHTHLESTLLPLITTIVDSSLPLISHQVPEKVTLVACQLLLSLATTVRPRFLTSMSSVGDLMRKASHGELTALPQKAYFMVHRALVHMLVLPWPETPDHQQQWEERVTELTTLVSGCTAVLQSLGSGWTQDRQLQQQAKPELKRAITLLEDVVSSLTHERSKSKTLLFKAISPCIELTITLLPVYLHQPDLLDQLMAFFLALFNSLKAQVGPSLTERTTQTFMSLLTQQHLKEALDSDGSLGSKVIEKFLRILQLLVQDPGSGVGGVGGGGGGRELLPSVIAFTLNQIYPIMAEKTAPDVQLALYNLFYQMLLNNWRHFFPVSAVSPSDGAQGEFFRIMECFGASFLQSDLAVFKQNLTALESLNTKHKLYSRAQFQSSVLYPFLQLLLRVLVQKSHDLLQEEMCLCVYNMASVDFSVYHDQFLPRYVEGSDGLSSEQRSQLVKAYRVFEDLPSFVQNLRQFVNDLRYFAVLNAALPAGSVKLS; from the exons AACATAGTGACTCGACTGTGGACCACCCTGGACACAGCGGAGCATGCTGAGCTACGACACTTCTTAATGCAGCACATCATCTCTCgtcacagtgccacgcccccctaTATACGGAACAAGCTGGTCAAGGTCATAGTCCTCACTGGCCGAGCTGATTGGCCGCACGAGTACCCAGAGTTCTTCAGTCATATACTacag ctgaTTCGTAACGGGACCACCACCTCCCTCGGCCTCATCTTCTTGATGACAGCTTCAGAGGAGCTGGTGAATGTGTCTTGTGAGTACCTCTCCTCAGGGCGCAAGGACCACCTCTCTCACCTCATGCAGCAGCAGGTCTCCACCATCCTCTCTGTGCTGGTACAAATACTCGAGACTATTGCTGAGAAGCAGCGCCAgtccctcacacccacaccaccaccctctCCCAATGTGTCCCCCATAAAGAACCCCCACATAGCAGGCTCCTTCACAGCCTCACCaatcacacaccctcactctgCAAGCTCCTCCCCCTTTGGCACACCACCCCCTGGATTAGGGACACCACTACGGACGCGACTAAGTGCTCCTTTCCTGGGTACTCCTCCGAAAGGATCGCCATTGTTCCCAAACTCAACTTTTGCTCCACTTGATTCAGCCTCGGAGGAGGTCAGTGTGTACGCTCTCAAGTGTCTGGCACATCTCTTTAGTTGGATACCACTCTCTAGTCTAATCACACCGGCCATTTTAGAGACCATCTTCCACTTTGCTAGTCTCGGCTGTGACAGTGTGGAGGATGTGACTGACAACTCTGGTAACCTCGGTTCCCTCGCCATGGACTGTATCAATGAGTTGCTTGTCAAGAATTGTGTACCACGAGAGTTTGAGGCATTTTTGATGAAGCTGTTTGAGAAGTCTTTCTCACTTCTTCAGCGATTGACGGACGAGAATGATAAAGGAATGAGCTGTGACTTCTCTAAACTGGATGACAA GTTCCTGGCCAAGTGCAGTGACTTCTTCTTCTGGTTCGTGTCCTCCCATCTCAAGAGAGTGGAGTTCAACCCTCACTTCCCTGTGCTTGAGTTCTTAGGGCTCTTCTATAAGTACACGTTCAAGCAACCTGAGGTGGACAGCTTCTGTGTGTGTCTGGACATCTGGGCAGTGTTCCTGGATCACCTGATCCTCATGTCCTCTGACTCCTATGGTAGACAGTCCCCACCATCTGGCAATCACTATGAGAG ATACAAGGGCGTGCTGGTGACGATGATGGAGAGTGTACTGCACAAGGTCATGCTTCAATACAATATCGATGAGCTCAGAGAAGTTGATGATGATGCCATTGATGATGAC AATGAGACAGAGTGGCAGAGTTTCCTACGACAGTGTCTAGAGTTCATTGGTAAAGTGGCAGAGTTGTTTCCTAGTGAAGCGTTCCACCTGCTGCTCCCTCCCCTGGAGGCTTACTCCCAGGTCTACCTCACTCTCAACCAGATGGTCTCCTCTCAGGGAAATC GCCGTACCTTGATAATCTCGGAGGGCCCTGAATGTGAGAAGCTTCACGCTGTCTTGAAGGACCTCACGTCTATTCTCCAGGCCATGGGGCGCTTGGCTGAGCATTTCCTTGGGGATAGATTCGCGTCAAGATTAAACGAGGCTCTGTTGCTTATCAAAAAGTTTTGTTTCCTGGCAGAGTACAGCACTGACATGGTTTTGTTTAACGTGACCAACCCAATGCCTGAGATACTGGACCATGACTTCATTGAACT ccACACTCAGATCCTCGGCACACTACAGGCGTACACACATTGGTTCTCACAGTTCTACCTGGATACTCTACGTGGagatgaccacacccacctggaGAGCACCCTCCTTCCACTCATCACCACCATCGTTGATTCATCACTACCTCTCATATCACACCAG GTCCCTGAGAAGGTGACCCTTGTGGCATGTCAGCTCCTCCTCTCTCTTGCTACTACTGTGCGACCACGCTTCCTCACCTCCATGAGCTCTGTGGGGGATCTCATGAGGAAGGCCTCCCACGGAGAACTCACCGCACTGCCACAGAAG gcgtaTTTCATGGTTCACCGAGCACTGGTTCACATGCTTGTCCTGCCATGGCCAGAGACGCCTGACCATCAGCAGCAGTGGGAGGAGCGGGTCACTGAGCTCACTACTCTAGTGTCAGGCTGTACGGCTGTACTGCAGTCACTGGGGTCTGGGTGGACACAAGACAGGCAGCTGCAGCAGCAAG ccaaACCAGAGCTGAAACGAGCCATCACATTATTGGAAGATGTTGTATCCTCTCTCACACACGAGCGTTCCAAATCCAAGACCCTTCTTTTCAAAGCCATCTCTCCCTGCATAGAGCTGACCATCACCCTACTGCCAGTCTACCTACATCAACCAGACCTCCTAGATCAACTGATGGCTTTCTTCTTGGCTCTGTTCAACAGCCTCAAGGCTCAG GTTGGCCCCTCCCTCACTGAGCGGACCACACAGACATTCATGTCTCTACTCACACAACAACATCTCAAGGAAGCACTCGATTCTGATGGCAGtctggggtcaaaggtcatcgAGAA GTTCCTCCGGATACTGCAGCTCCTGGTGCAAGACCCTGgcagtggagtgggtggagtgggtggagggggcggggggaGGGAGCTGCTGCCCAGCGTCATTGCATTCACTCTCAACCAGATATATCCCATCATGGCGGAG AAAACGGCTCCTGATGTCCAGCTGGCATTGTACAACCTGTTCTACCAAATGCTCCTCAACAACTGGAG acacttcTTCCCAGTCTCTGCTGTCTCCCCTAGTGACGGAGCTCAGGGAGAGTTCTTCAGAATAATGGAg TGTTTTGGTGCATCATTTCTTCAGTCTGACCTTGCCGTGTTTAAACAGAACCTCACAGCTCTAGAGTCCCTCAACACCAAGCACAAGCTCTACTCTCGA GCTCAGTTTCAAAGCTCTGTGCTCTACCCTTTCCTGCAACTATTGCTAAGAGTTCTCGTTCAGAAGTCACATGATCTGCTACAAGAAGAgatgtgtctgtgtgtgtacaacaTGGCCTCTGTGGACTTCAGTGTATACCATGATCAGTTTCTGCCCAGATACGTGGAGGGGAGTGATGGACTCAGCTCTGAGCAGAGGAGTCAGCTCGTCAAAGCCTACCGAGTATTCGAA gatTTACCATCGTTTGTCCAAAACCTGAGACAGTTCGTGAACGACCTTCGCTACTTTGCCGTGCTCAACGCAGCTCTCCCAGCTGGCTCTGTCAAGCTAAGCTGA
- the LOC135351541 gene encoding uncharacterized protein LOC135351541, with amino-acid sequence MGKSKSRSIYLYQLWILCWACSGCLSCAPPSPTSLSEDSAATLSLPSDGFQALLPNYPFTCSGLLRELLVQANGDSEFELQIWRPESASETFNLLWTARYRPDYVDTDEFRCIGKNTLQWTSRVGIPIQPGDVFGLHISRSNSSMQIPHSSESSQKLYYVSSEEPLCNFALCDERVQMLNNVSLFITTTVFEKTLNFSLAEEQLSKMKAFCHKANFSNCPRIQRTKRSGMTGQPLLPISPSLPCTTPTPTPTPPPTTHSTQTNTTSGPPNPPPPPGYVIKISPEAIAFIIVGVLLLVILVVLVFVLVFCLRTKGVKVEQSASLVSNSPPRVPELSASVDSRTTRNVTASISAAERSTEVVSKRHPHQRNANHHYINGEISHRGIFSSFFPLYENTSSSPLTQSTSSHEHLRNERVFSTSALQNNRLSPPNCKPPHRARSVGPSTKLCTGIQAPPVPPRGQSRSRGGASNETHRYSVLEASTDSTPLQDRRRAQSCGGWVRTRVNKREETSHDYAEPDSPTDTKEEFVQSLKYDKLLPHEGSPQFDLSGSLVPGPRERWSRALSDDHSYSDPDGLWSSMELSCNYTYVPTEDQRRMANSCHYEMQDDFQQDSEMMYDRLRFFEERETYWAPATTESGLYTQLSENKYRELPRSEIRVTRQIGSGHFGTVSIGLWESEVNPQPVEVAIKAVKACSDLERIKLLQEAAIMGQFAHCNVVRLLGVVTVGEPALVILEYMVKGDLRSFLQKLHPKVSKRELPEVVPQLFIKFSKDIANGMGYLSKKNFVHRDLAARNILLNNDLTCKIGDFGMARDVENDYYKSHGGIIPVKWTAPEALNYNKFSSSSDVWSYGMVLFEIWSIGEKPFNELTNPIVIALVSSKHCQAPPPGCPRAIYHLMVECWNPDASKRPTFGSIHTYLDSPIENLTHWHAGDMIPDRRAHVLAAPLREANNLYLQLQRTYQKPLIGNSS; translated from the exons ATGGGAAAATCAAAGAGTAGATCTATCTACTTGTATCAACTATGGATCTTATGTT GGGCTTGTTCTGGTTGCCTCTCGTGTGCTCCTCCATCACCAACCTCATTGTCTGAAGACTCTGCAGCCACTCTCTCACTACCCAGCGATGGCTTCCAAGCTCTTCTCCCCAACTATCCCTTCACTTGTTCTGGCCTGCTCAGAGAGCTACTTGTGCAGGCTAATGGTGACTCAGAGTTTGAACTGCAGATATGGCGACCAGAGAGTGCAAGTGAAACGTTCAACCTTCTATGGACAGCAAGATATCGTCCTGATTATGTTGACACTGATGAATTTCGCTGCATCGGGAAAAATACACTGCAATGGACAAGTAGAGTTGGAATTCCAATCCAACCAGGAGATGTGTTTGGATTGCATATATCGAGAAGCAACAGTTCCATGCAAATACCACACTCCAGTGAATCATCACAGAAGCTTTACTATGTGAGCAGTGAAGAACCATTGTGCAACTTTGCCCTGTGTGATGAAAGAGTGCAGATGCTCAACAACGTTTCCCTCTTCATCACCACCACTGTGTTTG AAAAGACGTTAAATTTCAGTTTGGCTGAAGAGCAGCTCTCAAAGATGAAAGCATTTTGCCACAAAGCCAATTTCAGTAACTGCCCAAGGATCCAAAGAACAAAGCGCAGTGGAATGACTGGCCAACCACTATTGCCAATCTCACCGTCTCTTCCCTGCacaacccccacccccacgcccacacctccaccaaccacacactccacacagaCTAACACTACCAGTGGCCCACCAaacccaccaccaccacctggATATGTGATAAAGATCTCGCCCGAGGCTATTGCGTTTATAATTGTTGGAGTACTGTTATTAGTGATCCTGGTAGTGCTCGTGTTTGTGCTTGTCTTCTGTCTGCGCACAAAGGGAGTCAAAGTGGAACAATCTGCAAGTCTGGTATCCAACTCACCACCAAGAGTGCCGGAACTGTCAGCCTCAGTAG ACAGCAGGACAACACGCAATGTCACTGCTTCTATCTCAGCAGCTGAACGCAGCACAGAGGTTGTCTCAAAAAGACACCCTCATCAGAGAAATGCAAACCATCACTACATAAATGGAGAGATATCGCACAGAGGCATCTTCAGCTCCTTCTTCCCGCTATACGAGAATACAAGCAGTTCCCCACTCACTCAGAGCACAAGCAGCCACGAGCACTTAAGAAATGAGCGTGTCTTCTCAACTAGTGCTCTACAAAATAATCGCTTGTCTCCACCAAACTGTAAGCCCCcccacagagctagaagtgttgGACCCTCGACAAAACTTTGTACGGGTATTCAAGCCCCCCCTGTTCCCCCGAGGGGTCAGTCGAGATCACGAGGGGGCGCCTCTAACGAGACACATCGCTACTCGGTACTAGAAGCATCAACTGATTCCACTCCCCTTCAGGACCGACGCAGAGCACAATCatgtggggggtgggtgagAACTCGTGTGAACAAGAGGGAGGAGACCTCCCACGATTATGCAGAGCCTGACAGTCCAACTGATACAAAAGAAGAATTTGTGCAATCATTGAAGTATGACAAGCTGCTCCCTCATGAAGGAAGTCCTCAGTTTGATCTGAGTGGGTCTCTAGTGCCTGGGCCGAGGGAGAGGTGGAGCAGGGCACTTAGTGACGACCATTCGTACTCTGACCCTGATGGCCTCTGGAGTAGCATGGAGTTGAGCTGCAACTACACCTATGTACCAACAGAG GATCAACGGAGAATGGCTAACTCATGCCACTATGAAATGCAGGATGATTTCCAACAAGACTCT GAGATGATGTACGATCGTCTGAGGTTCTTTGAGGAGAGGGAGACCTATTGGGCTCCAGCCACCACCGAGTCAGGCCTCTATACACAACTCTCTGAGAACAAGTACAGAGAGCTGCCACGCTCTGAGATAAG AGTGACCAGGCAGATTGGTTCGGGTCACTTTGGCACAGTGAGCATCGGACTATGGGAGAGTGAGGTAAACCCTCAGCCAGTGGAGGTGGCCATTAAGGCAGTGAAGGCTTGTTCTGACTTAGAGAGGATCAAGCTGCTCCAGGAGGCAGCCATCATGGGACAGTTTGCTCATTGCAATGTGGTGCGACTGCTGGGGGTCGTCACTGTGGGGGAGCCA GCACTAGTGATACTGGAGTACATGGTCAAAGGCGACCTGAGGAGCTTCTTACAGAAACTGCATCCAAA AGTGAGCAAGAGAGAGCTGCCTGAAGTGGTGCCACAATTGTTCATCAAGTTCTCTAAGGACATTGCTAATGGAATGGGCTACTTATCAAAGAAGAATTTTGTTCACAGAGATCTTGCTGCACGCAACATTCTGCTCAACAATGACCTGACATGCAAG ATTGGAGACTTTGGAATGGCCAGAGATGTTGAGAATGATTACTACAAATCTCATGGTGGAATCATACCTGTCAAGTGGACAGCTCCAGag GCATTGAACTACAACAAGTTTTCCTCGTCCAGTGATGTGTGGAGTTATGGGATGGTATTGTTTGAGATATGGTCAATTGGAGAGAAACCTTTCAACGAACTCACCAACCCTATT GTGATAGCTCTTGTGAGCAGCAAGCACTGTCAGGCCCCACCACCAGGCTGCCCCAGGGCTATATACCATCTCATGGTGGAGTGCTG GAATCCTGATGCCAGCAAAAGGCCAACATTTGGCAGTATCCACACATATCTTGACTCTCCTATTGAGAACCTCACCCACTGGCATGCTGGGGACATGATCCCTGACAGGAGAGCTCATGTACTGGCTGCACCTCTAAGAGAAGCCAACAATCTGTACTTGCAACTACAAAGAACATACCAAAAGCCACTCATTGGCAATTCTTCATAG